Proteins from a genomic interval of Piscinibacter sp. HJYY11:
- the rplK gene encoding 50S ribosomal protein L11: protein MAKKIVGFIKLQVPAGKANPSPPIGPALGQRGLNIMEFCKAFNAQTQGMEPGLVLPVVITAFADKSFTFVLKSPPASVLIKKALKLDKGSSKPHTDKVGKLSRAQVEEIAKVKTKDLTGADLEAAVRTIAGTARSMGVTVEGV from the coding sequence ATGGCCAAGAAAATTGTCGGCTTCATCAAGCTGCAAGTTCCGGCGGGTAAAGCCAACCCGTCCCCCCCGATCGGTCCGGCGCTGGGTCAGCGCGGTCTGAACATCATGGAGTTCTGCAAGGCGTTCAACGCCCAGACGCAAGGCATGGAGCCGGGTCTGGTGTTGCCGGTGGTGATCACCGCGTTTGCAGACAAGTCCTTCACCTTCGTCCTGAAGAGCCCGCCCGCATCGGTGCTCATCAAGAAGGCGCTGAAGCTGGACAAGGGCTCTTCCAAGCCCCACACCGACAAGGTCGGCAAGCTGAGCCGCGCCCAGGTCGAGGAAATCGCCAAGGTCAAGACCAAGGACCTGACCGGCGCTGACCTCGAAGCCGCTGTCCGCACGATCGCCGGTACCGCCCGCTCGATGGGCGTGACGGTGGAAGGAGTCTGA
- the rplA gene encoding 50S ribosomal protein L1: MAKVTKRQKALAGKVDSTKLYPLDNALAIVKECATAKFDESIDVAVQLGIDAKKSDQVVRGAVVLPNGTGKTKRVAVFAQGAKAEEAKAAGADVVGMDDLAERIKGGNIDFDVVIASPDTMRIVGTLGQILGPRGLMPNPKVGTVTPDVATAVKNAKAGQVQFRVDKAGIVHGTIGRRSFDADKLAGNLRALIEALNKAKPATSKGIYLRKVAISSTMGVGARVDVATINAAPTQA; this comes from the coding sequence ATGGCCAAAGTGACCAAGCGCCAGAAGGCCCTCGCGGGCAAGGTCGACAGCACCAAGCTGTACCCGCTCGACAACGCCCTCGCGATCGTCAAGGAATGCGCCACCGCCAAGTTCGATGAGTCGATCGACGTGGCGGTGCAGCTCGGCATCGACGCCAAGAAGTCCGACCAGGTCGTGCGTGGCGCTGTCGTGCTGCCCAATGGCACTGGCAAGACCAAGCGCGTCGCCGTGTTCGCCCAAGGCGCCAAGGCTGAGGAAGCCAAGGCCGCCGGTGCCGACGTCGTCGGCATGGACGACCTGGCCGAGCGCATCAAGGGCGGCAACATCGACTTCGACGTCGTGATCGCTTCGCCCGACACCATGCGCATCGTCGGTACCCTGGGCCAGATCCTGGGCCCGCGCGGCCTGATGCCGAACCCGAAGGTCGGCACCGTCACGCCCGACGTGGCCACCGCGGTGAAGAACGCCAAGGCGGGCCAGGTGCAGTTCCGCGTCGACAAGGCTGGCATCGTGCACGGCACGATCGGCCGCCGTTCGTTCGACGCCGACAAGCTGGCGGGCAACCTGCGCGCGCTGATCGAAGCCCTGAACAAGGCCAAGCCGGCCACGAGCAAGGGCATCTACCTGCGCAAGGTGGCGATCTCCTCGACCATGGGCGTGGGTGCCCGTGTGGACGTGGCGACCATCAACGCCGCACCGACGCAGGCTTGA
- the nusG gene encoding transcription termination/antitermination protein NusG encodes MSEQPTTGGEVTAASLAPATNKRWYVVHAYSGMEKAVERNLRERIERSGMQDKFGRILVPMEEVVELKNGKKAVTERRFFPGYVLVEMEMADDTWHLVKHTSKVTGFVGGAKNRPAPISEAEVMKIVTQMQEGVEKPRPKVEWSVGELVRVKEGPFTDFNGAVEDVNYDKSKVRVSVTIFGRATPVELDFSQVEKI; translated from the coding sequence ATGAGCGAACAACCCACCACGGGCGGTGAAGTGACAGCGGCCTCGCTGGCGCCGGCGACCAACAAGCGCTGGTACGTCGTGCACGCCTATTCCGGCATGGAAAAGGCCGTCGAGCGCAATCTGCGCGAGCGCATCGAGCGTTCGGGCATGCAGGACAAGTTCGGCCGCATCCTGGTGCCGATGGAAGAAGTCGTCGAGCTCAAGAACGGCAAAAAGGCCGTCACCGAGCGCCGTTTCTTCCCGGGCTACGTGCTGGTCGAGATGGAAATGGCCGACGACACCTGGCACCTGGTGAAGCACACCAGCAAGGTGACGGGCTTCGTCGGTGGCGCCAAGAACCGCCCGGCCCCGATCTCCGAAGCCGAGGTGATGAAGATCGTCACCCAGATGCAAGAGGGCGTGGAGAAGCCGCGTCCCAAGGTCGAGTGGTCGGTTGGCGAACTCGTGCGTGTCAAGGAAGGCCCGTTCACCGATTTCAACGGTGCTGTGGAAGACGTCAACTACGACAAGTCCAAGGTGCGGGTGTCGGTCACCATCTTCGGCCGCGCGACGCCGGTCGAGCTCGACTTCTCCCAAGTCGAAAAGATCTGA
- the rplJ gene encoding 50S ribosomal protein L10, with product MSLNRNEKATVVADVAAQAAKSQTLALAEYRGLTVAHLDVLRKQAREKGVYLHVLKNTLARRAVAGTPFEVASDAMVGPLIYGFSEDAVAAAKVIADFAKGNDKLVLKAGAYAGKALDAEGLKALASVPSKEVLLSQIAGLLKSPVQRTAAVLAALAKKREEAAAPAA from the coding sequence TTGAGTCTCAATCGCAACGAGAAAGCCACCGTGGTGGCGGATGTGGCGGCCCAGGCGGCCAAGTCGCAGACGCTGGCGCTGGCCGAGTACCGTGGCCTCACCGTCGCTCACCTCGACGTGCTGCGCAAGCAGGCGCGCGAAAAGGGCGTGTACCTTCACGTGCTGAAGAACACCCTGGCTCGCCGTGCCGTCGCTGGCACACCGTTCGAAGTGGCGTCGGACGCCATGGTCGGTCCGCTGATCTACGGTTTTTCCGAAGACGCCGTCGCCGCGGCCAAAGTCATCGCCGACTTTGCCAAGGGCAACGACAAGCTGGTCCTGAAGGCCGGCGCTTACGCTGGCAAGGCCCTCGACGCCGAAGGCCTGAAGGCCCTGGCATCGGTCCCGAGCAAGGAAGTGCTGCTGTCGCAGATCGCCGGCTTGCTCAAGTCGCCGGTTCAGCGCACCGCTGCCGTCCTGGCCGCTCTGGCCAAGAAGCGCGAAGAAGCTGCCGCCCCGGCTGCCTGA
- the secE gene encoding preprotein translocase subunit SecE — translation MANPQIETVSTGADKAKLAVAGLLVVGAVVAFYLLGKQDMWVRVVALLVLLAMAVATFFTSEPGKQLIAFGQDSIKEVKKVVWPTRKEAGQMTLYVFAFVVVMALFLWLTDKALEWVLYDLVLGWKR, via the coding sequence ATGGCCAATCCGCAAATCGAAACTGTTTCCACCGGCGCCGACAAGGCCAAGCTGGCCGTGGCCGGCCTCTTGGTCGTGGGCGCGGTGGTCGCGTTCTACCTGCTCGGCAAGCAAGACATGTGGGTGCGCGTGGTCGCGCTCCTCGTCTTGCTGGCGATGGCCGTGGCGACCTTCTTTACTTCCGAGCCCGGCAAGCAGTTGATTGCCTTCGGTCAGGACTCCATCAAGGAAGTGAAGAAGGTGGTCTGGCCGACCCGCAAGGAAGCGGGCCAGATGACTCTTTATGTGTTTGCGTTCGTCGTCGTGATGGCCCTGTTCCTGTGGCTGACCGACAAGGCCCTCGAGTGGGTGCTGTACGACCTGGTTCTCGGATGGAAGAGGTAA